In Carya illinoinensis cultivar Pawnee chromosome 6, C.illinoinensisPawnee_v1, whole genome shotgun sequence, a single genomic region encodes these proteins:
- the LOC122314487 gene encoding 60S ribosomal protein L30-like, with the protein MVTAKKTKKTHESINNRLALVMKSGKYTLGHKTVLRSLRSSKGKLIILSNNCPPLRKSEIEYYAMLAKVGVHHYNGNNVDLGTACGKYFRVSCLSIVDPGDSDIIKSLPGDH; encoded by the exons ATGGTGACGGCGAAGAAGACG AAGAAGACCCATGAGAGCATAAACAACAGGCTCGCCCTCGTTATGAAGAGCGGAAAATACACTCTCGGTCACAAAACCGTCCTTCGCTCTCTCCGCAGCTCCAAAG GGAAGTTGATCATCCTCTCCAACAATTGCCCCCCGCTGCGCAAGTCCGAGATTGAATACTACGCGATGCTTGCTAAGGTTGGCGTCCACCATTACAATGGAA ACAATGTTGATCTGGGAACTGCTTGTGGAAAATATTTTCGTGTGTCGTGCCTTAGCATTGTTGATCCAG GTGATTCAGATATCATCAAGTCGCTACCTGGAGATCACTGA
- the LOC122312836 gene encoding heavy metal-associated isoprenylated plant protein 24-like → MGVEGTLEYLSDLLRSARKGTKKKKQIQTVALKVRMDCEGCVQKVKKVVSGVKGVKSVEVDMKQQKVTATGYMEAKKVLEAAKSTKKKVELWPYVPYTLVAHPYVSQAYDKKAPPNMVRKIPNTATINETTFDDKYTIMFSDENPNSCSIM, encoded by the exons ATGGGAGTTGAAGGCACTTTGGAATACTTGTCCGACCTGCTAAGAAGTGCCAGAAAGGgcacgaagaagaagaagcaaatcCAAACAGTGGCGCTCAAAGTCAGGATGGACTGTGAAGGGTGTGTGCAGAAGGTCAAGAAAGTTGTCTCTGGTGTAAAAG GGGTAAAATCTGTGGAAGTGGACATGAAACAGCAGAAGGTGACGGCGACGGGATATATGGAGGCAAAGAAGGTGTTGGAAGCAGCAAAGTCAACGAAGAAAAAGGTGGAGCTATGGCCATATGTTCCATATACACTGGTGGCTCATCCATATGTATCTCAGGCTTACGACAAGAAGGCTCCTCCTAATATGGTCAGGAAGATTCCCAACACTGCCACCATTAACGAGACCACCTTCGATGACAAGTACACCATTATGTTCAGTGATGAGAACCCAAATTCCTGCTCCATCATGTAG
- the LOC122313055 gene encoding uncharacterized protein LOC122313055, with product MQSPQASLTHHLELEGGRLDYLKLSPQEHQLRYSPTAFNMFDPTEAASSVIGDYIGTESCLDLEHNVKMLIALNSTGDESVNKTASNHDLQDAYRKYSRGKRDWRLAREKKEFPPPIPLLARTGNLQSHMPWVLRRHYTSDGRLILTEEKVRHHEYFRAHRANGRLTLQLVPLDNDDDDDDAGINPSADDDQEDQPQSDISDHEEDERAILDIDNNINNNGDIGGDVSLGEAENHEKEIVLHHHEDWRSSSSVINNEPTTTNGSSGMGSSVNGVSKCLNYNNIVGSAGSSSPSPSSSIFGVPVTAISTVQS from the coding sequence atgcagtCCCCACAAGCATCCCTCACCCACCATCTGGAACTAGAAGGGGGTCGTCTCGACTACCTGAAACTCTCCCCTCAAGAACACCAACTCAGATATAGCCCTACTGCCTTTAACATGTTCGACCCCACAGAGGCGGCGTCCTCTGTAATTGGGGACTACATTGGCACCGAGAGCTGCCTTGATCTCGAACATAACGTCAAGATGTTAATTGCGTTGAACAGTACAGGGGATGAGTCGGTGAACAAGACTGCGTCTAACCATGATCTTCAGGACGCTTATAGAAAGTACAGTCGCGGTAAACGAGATTGGAGGCTGGCGAGGGAGAAGAAAGAGTTCCCACCGCCGATACCATTGCTGGCTCGTACGGGGAATCTGCAGTCTCACATGCCATGGGTGCTGAGGAGACACTACACCAGTGACGGACGGTTGATTCTCACCGAGGAGAAGGTGAGGCACCACGAGTACTTCCGGGCACATAGGGCTAATGGGCGGCTCACGTTGCAGCTTGTACCCTTGGACaatgacgacgacgacgacgatgCTGGGATTAATCCGTCTGCTGATGATGATCAGGAAGATCAGCCACAGAGCGATATTTCTGATCATGAGGAAGATGAAAGGGCCATTCTTGATATTGACAACAACATTAACAATAATGGTGATATTGGTGGCGACGTGAGCCTCGGGGAGGCCGAGAATCATGAGAAGGagattgttcttcatcatcACGAGGATTGGAGGAGTAGTAGTTCTGTGATTAACAATGAACCGACGACGACAAATGGGAGTAGTGGAATGGGTAGTAGTGTTAACGGGGTATCAAAGTGCTTGAACTACAACAATATTGTGGGATCTGCAGGGTCGTCGTCGCCGTCACCGTCGTCAAGTATATTCGGTGTGCCAGTGACTGCAATCAGTACTGTTCAGAGCTAG